From the Kribbella sp. CA-293567 genome, the window CTCAGGCCGAGTCCTTGTTCGCGTTGTCCAACGGCCATATCGGCCTGCGCGGCAACCTCGACGAGGGCGAGCCGTTCGCGATCCCGGGCACCTACCTCAACTCGTTCTTCGAGCAACGCCCCCTCCCGTACGCCGAAGCCGGCTACGGCTATCCCGAATCCGGCCAGACCCTGGTCGACGTCACCAACGGCAAGCTGATCAGGCTGCTGGTCGACGACGCGCCCTTCGACGTCCGGTACGGCGAACTGCACTCGCACGAGCGCTGTCTCGACTTCCGGACCGGGGTCCTGCGCCGCGAGGTCGACTGGAGCTCACCGGCCGGCAAGCGGATCAAGGTGCGGTCGCGCCGGATGGTGTCGCTGACCCAGCGCGCGGTCGCGGCGATCGAGTACGTCGTGGAGGCGGTCGACCAGCCGGTCCGGCTGGTGCTCCAGTCCGAACTCGTCGCCAACGAACCGCAGCCCAAGCTGTCCGACGATCCCCGGGTGGCCGCCGTCCTGGAGAACCCGCTGGTCGCGGTGTCGCAGGACAGCGACGACGAAGAGGTGGTGCTGATCCACCGGACCCGGGCCAGCGAGCTGATGATGGCCGCGGGGATGGCGCACGAGGTGCAGTGCGACAGCCGGACCGAGGTGAACGTCGACGTCCGCGAGAACTGGGCCCGCAACACCGTGATCTGTGAGCTGCAGCCGGGGGAGAGCCTCCGGCTGGTGAAGTACCTCGCCTACGGCTGGTCGAGCCTGCGGTCGGAGACCGCGATCAGCGATCAGGTCTCGGGCGCGCTGGCCGGTGCGCGGTTCTCCGGCTGGGAGGGCCTGCTGGAGCAGCAGCGTGCCTATCTGGACGACTTCTGGGACGCGGCCGACGTCGAGGTCGAGGGCAATCCGGAGCTGCAGCAGGCGGTGCGCTTCGCGCTGTTCCACGTCCTGCAGTCCGGCGCACGCGCCGAGCGGCGGGCCATTCCGTCCAAGGGACTGACCGGCGCCGGGTACGACGGGCACACCTTCTGGGACACCGAGGGGTTCGTGCTGCCGGCCCTGATCTTCACCATGCCCGACGCGGCCGCCGACGCGCTGCGGTGGCGGCACAGCACGCTGTCGATGGCCAAGGAGCACGCGAAGGTGCTCGGCCTGCGCGGCGCGGCCTTCCCGTGGCGCACGATCCGCGGCCAGGAGTGTTCGGGGTACTGGCCGGCCGGTACCGCCGCCTTCCACATCAACGCCGACATCGCCGCGGCGATCAGCCGGTACCACCTGGCCACCGGCGACGACACGTTCATCCGCGACTACGGCCTCGAGTTACTGGTGGAGACCGCCCGGCTCTGGATCTCTCTCGGGCACCACGACCGGCACGGCAGCTGGCACCTGCCCGGCGTCACCGGTCCGGACGAGTACAGCGCCGTCGCCGACGACAACGTCTTCACCAACCTGATGGCCGCGCGCAACCTGCGGACGGCGGCCTCCTTCGCGACCCGCTTCCCCGACGACGCCCGCCGGCTCGGCGTGGGCCCGGAGGAGGAGGCGGTCTGGCGGGACGCGGCCGCCGCGGTCCACATCCCGTACGACGAGGAGCTCGGCGTGCATCCGCAGTCCGAGGGCTTCACCGGCTACGCGGTGTGGGACTTCGAGGAGTTCGAGGGCAAGTACCCGCTGATGATGCACGCGCCGTACTTCGAGCTGTATCGCAAGCAGGTGGTCAAACAGGCCGACCTGGAATTGGCGATGTACTGGTGCGGCGAGGCGTTCACTGCCGAGCAGAAGGCCCACAACGTCGACTACTACGAGCGGATCACCGTTCGCGACTCGTCCCTGTCGGCGTGCGTGCAGGCGGTGATGGCAGCCGAGGTGGGACATCTCGACCTCGCCTACGACTACGCCTACGAAGCGGCTCTGATCGATCTGCTCGACCTGCACGAGAACACCGGCGACGGCCTGCACATGGCCTCGCTGGCGGGAGCCTGGTCCGCGCTGGTGGCCGGCTTCGGTGGTCTGCGGGAACGCGAGGAGGGGCTCTTCTTCTCCCCGGCGCTGCCCGACGGGCTGACGAAACTGAAGTTCACCGTGCGCTGGCACGGGGTCCGGCTGTGCGTGGAGATCGGCCGGGACGAGGCCACCTACTCCGTGCACGACGGTCCGGACGCGGCGCTCACCATCTTCCACGTCGACGAAGAGGTCGAGGTGACGGCGGGGAAACCGGTGACCCGCCCGATCCTGCCGCGCAAGCCGTTGCTGCCCCGTCCGACCCAGCCGGCCGGCCGCGAGCCGCTGTCGGCACTGGGCCGCACCACCTCGACCAGCGACTCGCACCGATGAGAGTGGCCCTCCCGTTGGGGCGGAACGGGAGGGCCACTCTCGACTCGGGTGCGGTTACGGAGTGACCGCGGTCTTCCAGAGGGTGTAGGCGATGCCGTCAGCGGCACGGTTCAGCGCGGTCGCGCTGATGTTGGACGTGGTGTCGCAGGACCGGTGGTAGCAGGGGTCGTACGCCGCGTTGGCGGTGCCGCCCCACTTGCTCGCCTGAGCGGAGGTCTTGCGGGCACTGGCTCCGGTCGCGTAGCCGCTGGTCGGGATACCGGCCGCGCGGAAGGACGCGTCGTCCGAGCGTCCGACGCCCTCGCGGTTCTCCTCCGGGCGCAGCCCGAGCGAGTCCCAGTACGCCTTCATCGGCGCGGCCACGGCGGTGCTGATGTTGTTGATGAAATAGCCGCCGTTGGTGGAGCCGATCATGTCGAAGTTGTAGTAGCCCTTGATCGCCGTCCGGTTCGCCGAGCTCAGTGAGTTCACGTAGAACTCGGAGCCGTTCAGGCCCTGCTCCTCGTCGGTCCACCAGGCGAAGCGCACGTGCTTGGTCAGGCTCGGCTTGGCCGCGGCGAAGGCGAGCGCGCTCTCCAGCAGGGCCGCCGAGCCGGAGGCGTTGTCGTTGATGCCCGGGCCGGCGCTGACACCGTCCAGGTGGGCGCCGAACATGACCACCTGGTTCGACGGGCCACCCGGCCAGTCGGCGATCAGGTTGCTGGTCTGGCTGGTGCTGCAGCCGCTGGTGCAGCGCTGCTCGGTCACGGTGAAGCCCGCTGCCTGCAGCTTCTGCTTCACATAGGCGACCGACGCGTTGTACCCCGCCGTACCGGCCCGGCGGTTGCCGCCGTTGTTGGCGGCGATCGTGCTGAACTGGGTCAGGTGCGCCCGCACCTTCTGTACGTCGATGTCGGGAGCCGCTGCCACCAGGGGAGCGGCCGCGCCGCCGCCGGCCGCAGCGGTGCAACTGGGCTCACCAGGCTGGGCGCCGAGGCTGACGGCGGTCCAGGCGGCCTTCACCTTGTTGTACTTCGCGCAGGTCGCGTCCAGGTTCTTGGCCGCGTTCAGGGTGGCGATGCGCCACTTGGGGTAGCTCATTCCGGACGTCTTGAGCAGCATCGCGTTGTAGAAGATCCGGCCGGCTTCCTTGATGCCGATCCCGGTCAGCGTGCTGCTGTTGCAGGTCGGGCTGGTCGGCTGGCCGTTGGTCGGGTTGGTGCCTTCGGCGAGCAGGTAGAACCAGTGGTTCATCGGACCGGCCGCGGCGTGCACGGAGCCCGGCAGGCTGGTCGAGTAGCAGTTCGGGTGACCCGAGACCTTCGACGGGTTGTACATGTAGCGGATCGGGCCGTTGCCCTGCAGGTTGATCAGCTCGCCGACCTCGTAGTCGGGCCGGTCGTTGGGGTTGTTCAGGTAGTTCTCGGTCAGCGCCCCCCAGATGTCCGCGACGGACTCCTGGCCGGGGTAGCCGGAGATCCCGCCGGGGGTCTTCGCGTCGAGTCCGTGGCCGTACTCGTGCGCCACCACGTCGGTCCCGGTGATCCAGTAGTTCAGGTTGTTGCGGCCGAAGACGACACCGCCGGGGTTGCTGGAGTGGTTCCAGTAGGCGTTGACGTCGGGCAGGCCGACCTCGGCGTCGGCCCAGTTGCCGGAGCCGTCGAGGCCGTTGCGGCCGTACCAGTTCTTGAGCAGGTCCCACTCGCCCGCGGCGACGTACATGACGTCCGCGCAGCCGGAGACCTTGTCGGTCTTGCTGCTGCTGCCCCAGACGTTGTCGGCGTCCGTCATGATCGCGTTGGTGCTGTAGTCGATACAGGACAGGCTCGGACGGGCCGGGTCGGTCATCCGGTAGGTGCTGCCCGACTTGGTGGTCCCGAAGTTCAGGCCGGCGCCGTTCCAGATGCCGCGGCCGGAGCCGGAGGCGGTCAGCTCGGCGGTGTGCGAGACCTTGCCGGTGGCCGCGTCGACGTAGACGAGCTCCTGGGTGAGGGCGTCGCCGTGATCGTGCGAGGAGTGCTTCGCCTTGCCGGCCACGGGAACCTCCCAGGCCAGGACGGGCTTGGGCTGTCCGACCACCAGGACGACGAGCTTCGGCGTACCGGTCCCGCTGACCGTGGTGAAGGCCTTCCGGGCGGACGTGGTCGCCTGCGCAGGGGTGAGCTTCGGTGTCGTGCTCACCGAGATGGTGGCCTGGGAGGCGGCCACCGTGGTGAGGACGTTGCCGGCGGCATCGGTCGAGACGACGGCGTCGCCGCCGACCACCTGGAGGCCCTGGTAGGTCTTGTCGTAGGAGACGTAGAACAGGTCCTGGGTCTCGGCGTCACCGCCTTCGAAGACGCCGAGGCGGTTGTACTTCTCCTGGCTGCCCTTGCGCAGGGTGCCGAGACCGGCGTTGACGGCACGGTCCGCCGCGGCGACGGCCACGGCAGTGGCGTCCGGGGGTGTCGAAGGAGCGGCGGGGTCAGCAGGCTGCGCGGCGAAGCTCGTACTGGCGAGGCTGCCGGCCAGCAGAGCCGCGGCCAGGCCGCTGACTGCTGTCAGCTGGCCGGCGCGACGGCGGCGATGGGCATGGCGGGGTTTCGGAACTCTCACGGTCGTACTCCTCACGGGGGCGGTATGAGAAGTACGGTGGCCAATTCGCCGGAACGACGGCAAGCAATAGTCACCCTCGGTTGGCTGTGATGACACAGAGCAAGGGCAACCCTTCGGCTGGACAGCCCTGCACCCCGCGACCTGCCGCGATCGGCAGGGTGAACAGAGGGTGATCAGTCGTTGACAATCAGCTCTCGGCTGTGGTCGTCACCCTGTACGCCGTACTGCGGATGGCGGCTCAGCCAGGTGCTGTACCGGGGGCTGCGGGCAATGGAGTCGAGGTACGCCAGCCCCGCCAGCCGGATCACCTGGTCGGCCAGGCCGGCCGCCGGCCCGTCGGGGTGCCAGCCGATCAGATGCCGCCAGGTCAGCGGTACGCCTTCGATCGGTACGGCGACCACTCCGGGCATCTCGCGGAACATCGGCTGGCAGAGCACCACGGCGTCGCCGGACTCGACCAGGTCGATGCAGCTGACGACATCGGTCTCGTAGAGCGAGTTCGGAGTGAAGCCCGCTCGGCCGCAGGCGGCGGCGAAGCAGTCCGCGAAGCAGCCGTCGCCGGGAGTCGCACCCCACTGCTCGGCCGCGAGATCGGGAAGGCTGACGGCCGGAGCGCCGGCCAGCGGATGGTCGGCCGCCAGCAGGACGTAGACGGGATCGGTGCCCAGTGTCCGCCACGAGAGTCCTGGCTGGGCCGGTGGTGAAGCGTCGCCACAGACGCCGACGACGGTGTAGTCGACCCTTCCGTCGGCCACCATCGCCGCGAGTTCGTCGGCCGACCAGGAGACCTGGGTGGTCACCCGCATGCCGGGGTACTCCGAGGTCAGGTGGTGGAGCAGCCGGCCGAGGACGTGGCCGGTGGCTGAGCCGATCGTCAGACTCGCCGGTACGCCGTCCGCGCGGCCGCCCCCGTTGCTGAACCGGGCCGCCTCCTCCTGCAGGCCGGAGACCGCTGGAAGCAGCAACCTCGCCCTGGCCAGGACGAGATCGCCGAGCGGCGTCGGGCGGATGCCGGTGCGGTCGCGCTCGAACACGACACCGCCCAGCACGCGCTCGATGCGCTGGAGCTGGGCGGTGAGGGCCGGTTGAGCCAGTCCGAGGGTGTTGGCTGCCTTGGTGATGGAGCCTGCGTCCGCTACCGCGCAGACGATCCGTAGGTGACGAAGCTCCAGTTCCATGGCAGCAAGGTAGGCAACCGGGGACCGATCAGGAAGGGTCTGACTCGAAGGGTCTGACCCGGAAAGGGCCTGACCGGTCCCCGGCGGTCAGCGTGCCTGCCAGAGCGCGGGAACGTTGGGCGGTTCCCAGCCGGTCTGCGCGGTGTGACCCTGCAGGCACTGGTAGCGCTGCCCGCCGTAGGTGACGGTCGCGCCGGCCGCGTACGCCGTACCGGCCTGCCAGCTGGTTCCGCCGGGCGGAGTCGTCGGGGGAGTGGTGGGCGGAGTGGTCGGCGGGGTGCCGCCACTGACGGTCAGAGTGAGGCCGTAGACGCTCAGGATCTCGTTGACCGGCTGGAAGTAGATGACGCCACCGGAGGAACAGTTGCCGGAGCCACCGGAAGTGACGCCCTGTGCCTGGTCGCCGGTCAGCCACGAACCGCCGGAGTCACCGGGCTCGGCGCAGGCGTTGGTGCGGGTCAGGCCGGTGATGGTGCCTTCGGGGTAGGTCACCGACGCGTTCTTCTGCTGGATGGTGCCGCAGCGCCAGCCCGTCGTCGAACCCGACCGGCAGACCGACGAGCCCACCGCGGCCTCGGTCGAGCCCGCGACCGGCACCGTGCCGGGGTACCGGTTGACGAGCGCCCGTGAAGTGTTGCCGGCGGCAACTCTCACCCAGGCGTAGTCGTTGCCGGGAAAGCTCGATCCCGCGAAGGTGCCGCTCGGTTGCGTGGTGGTCGCGCCGGTCCGGCCACAGTGCCCGGCAGTCACGAAGCCGCCGGTCACCGCGAAGCCGACCGAGCAGCGACTGCCGCTGCCGATGTAGTAGGCGTTGCCGCCGATCACGTCGATCAGTGGACGCGGGGTCTCGGTGGAGGTGACGAAGCGTGCCGCCGTACTGTCGACGCCACTGGCCTGCACGAAAGCCTTTGCCTGGTTGGCTTTTCCTGCCCTGGTCAGCACGACGAGCTGGTTCGTGGTGACGTCGACGTACCAGCCGGGCACGGTCTTGGGGGCGCGGGAGGCCTTGCTGTCCAGGCGGTTCTTCAGGACGTCGAGCTGCGTGAGGCTGCGCGCTACGGTTCGGGGAACCGCCCCCGCCGCCCGGACCAGCCCGGCGCGTGCCGGATCGGTGATGCCGACCGTCAGCGTGGTCGCGTTCCGGTCGAGCCACGCGCCACCGAACGAGGCGCCGAGGCTGCCACGCAGGAAGCTCTCCGCGTCGGCGGCCTTGCTTTCCCGGGCGAGCCGGGCCCGCGCCTCGGTGGGGGAGATCCGCAGGTCGCGGGCGAGAGCGCTCACCATCGCGTCCTGGGCCGCGACCGCAGGGTCGGCCGGGGCGACGTACGGCGCGGCGTTGCTGGGGTTGATCGGACTGAGAGTCAGCGCGGCGGCCAAGCCCGCTGCCGACAACGAGGCCGCAAGCGCGGCGATCTTTCGGGACATCTGCACTCCTGGGGGCGGTCCAGCTATGGATGGTGAACGGACCGTAACGACGAACCACCCCGCCGCGGCACATCCCAGCTGGGTCATACCGCGTCACAACGAGGACCACCGGCCTGTCAGTACTGGTGACGGATCTTCAACCACAGCAGGGAAAGCAGGGCATCATGAGTGAGCAGAACCCGGTCGTCGTCCTGGTGCACGGCGCATTCGCGGAGGCGGCCAGCTGGAACGGGGTGATCGCGCAGCTGCAGGACAAGGGACTCCAGACCGTCGCGGTGGCCAACCCGCTGCGCAGTGTCGCGGGTGACGCGGCGTACGTGCGCGACGTGATCGAGGGAATCGGGCGGCCCGTCGTACTGGTCGGGCATTCCTACGGCGGCTTCGTGATCACCGAGGCGGCCGCCGGCAACGGCGACGTCCTCGGCCTGGTGTACGTCGACGCCTTCGCGCCCGACCACGGTGAGAACGCGTTCGAGTTGTCGGGCAAGTTTCCCGGCAGCACGCTCGGTGAGGCTCTCGACGCCTACCCGGTGTCGACGGGCGGGGTCGAGCTGGTGATCAGGCCGGAGCTGTTCCACCAGCAGTTCTGCGCGGACGTGCCGGCCGGGCAGGCCGCTCTGATGGCCGCGACGCAGCGGCCGGTCACCCAGACCGCCCTCACCGACGCCTTGCCGACCGAGAAGCCGGCCTGGACGACCATCCCGTCGTGGTTCGTGATCAGCGACGCGGATCTCAACATCCCGGTCGCCCTGCACCGGTACTTCGCCGAGCGCGCGGGTGCCCGCGGTACCCACGAGGTGGCGGGTGGGTCGCACGCGCTGAGCGTCTCCCAGCCGGCTGCGGTGACCGCGACGATCCTGGCGGCGGTGGACGGGGTTTCCGGGCGGTAGCCCGATCCTCCACAGAACCTTCACGAGTCGTCCGCTACTTCTGACCAGCCCGGCTCATACGCTCACAACATGTCAGTGAGCGCGGTACGGCCGAAGGTTCTCGTGGTCGAGGACGAGCCGGTGATCAACCAGGCGGTCACCGACCGGTTGCGTGGGTCGGGGTACGACGTGGTGCAGGCCTGGGACGGGCCCGGAGCAGTCGCACGGTTCGCCGAGACGGCGCCGGACCTGGTCCTGCTGGACGTGATGCTGCCCGGATTCGACGGCCATGAGGTGTGCCGGCGGATCCAGGCGGCCCGGCCGGTCCCGGTACTGATGCTGACCGCTCGCGACGACGAGGCGGACATCCTGATCGGCCTCGGCGTCGGGGCCGACGACTACCTGACCAAGCCGTTCCGGATGCGTGAGCTGGTGGCCCGGGTCGGTGCCCTGTTGCGCCGGGTCGACCGGGCGGCGGAGCTGACGACCCGGTCGGCGACCGACCTGGGGGAGCTGCGGATCGACGCGGCCTCCCGCCGGGTCTGGGTCGCGGACGCCGAGGTCCACCTCACTCCGACCGAGTTCGATCTGCTGGTCTGCTTGGCCGCCAACCCCGGCGTGGTCCTGACGCGAGAGAACCTGTACGCCGAGGTCTGGGGCTGGCCGGGCGCCTCCGGGACCCGCACGGTGGACAGCCATGTGAAGGCGTTGCGCGCCAAGATCGGCGCCGACCGGGTGCGAACCGTGCACGGCGTCGGCTATGCGTTGGAGCCCGGTGGTGCCTCATGAGCGGACCGATCCTCAACCAGGTCACGTCGGTCAAGGTCAAGCTCGGCCTGCTCGTCGCCGTCAGCGTCACGGTGGCTTCGGTCCTCGCGGCGACCGGCGCGGTCGGCAGCGTGCCGTTCTGGCTCACCGTCCCGGTCACGGTGGCACTCGCGCTGGGAGTGACCCAGCTGCTCGCCGTCGGGATGACCTCGCCGCTGCGCGAGATGACCACGGCGGCCCGGCGAATGGCGCGTGGCGACTACTCCGGCCGCGTGACCGCGACGTCGAGTGACGAGGTCGGCGAGCTGGCCCGAGCGTTCAACCGGATGGCGGAGGACCTCGCCGCGGTCGACCGGCAGCGCCGCGAGCTGGTGGCCAACGTGAGTCACGAACTGCGGACCCCGCTCGCCGCGTTGTGCGCCGTACTGGAGAACCTGGTCGACGGCGTCGCCGAGCCCGATCCGGTCACTCTGCGGACCGCGCTCGACCAGGCGGAACGCCTGGCAGCGCTGGCTTCCGACCTGCTCGATCTGGCCCGGGTGGACGCCGGCAAGGCCAAGTTCGCCGCGACCCAGGTGCCGATCGGGGACCTGCTGGAGCGCGCTGTCGCAGAGGCGACGGTGACCGGCCGCGAGGTCCGGTACGACGTACAGGTCACGCCGGCGGATCTGACCGTGTCCGCGGACCTGTCGCGCCTGCACCAGCTGATCGCGAACCTGCTCGACAACGCGTCGAGACACAGCCCCAGCGGGGGAGTCGTCCGGCTCATCGCGCTGGAGACCCCAGCGGGCTGGCGGTTGGAGGTCATCGACGAAGGGCCGGGAATCCCGGCCGCGGACCGCGATCGCGTCTTCGAGCGCTTCGGGACGCTGGCCGACACCGATGGCGGCGGCGGTACCGGCCTGGGGCTGGCGATCGCCCGGTGGGTGACCGACCTGCACGGCGGCACCATCCACTTCGTCGAGCCGGAGCCGGGCAGTACCGGTGCCCGAGTGCGCGTCGACCTCCCGCGCGAACCACGACAGCAACACAACCATCTGCCCAGTAAGGCCAAGGAGCCCGTGATGACCCAACCGGTCGATCCCGCACCCCCCGCACCGCCGGCGCCACCCGCCGTCGGCGTACCCCGCTCGCCCGAGTCGCCGATGGACGCGTTGTTCGGCCGGTTCTGGCCCGAGGCACGGCTGCCCGGCAACGTCCGCGCGGTGCTCTACAGCCTCGGGGTCGGGCTGCTGGCCTCGATCATCCTGCCGTTCCGCGACATGGGAATCGGCTCCACGATCCTCCTGCTGGCCGCGGGCGCGGTCGTACTGCGCTTCAGCGTCAACCGGCGCTCCCGCTTCACTCAGGCCTGCGCGGTGCTGTGCGGCCTGTTGTCGGTGACGACAGTGGTGCGCGACGCGGAGTGGATCGTGATCCTCTGCATCCTCGCCGGTGGCGTGGTCTGCGTGGCAGGGCTAGTCAACGGCCGCAGTATGCCGGCCTTCGTGCTGGCCGGGATCTCGCTCCCGCTGGCCGGTTTGCGCGGTCTGCCGTGGTTGGGCCGGTCACTCCAAGCGGTGTCCGGGCTGCGGAAGAGTGCCGCGGCACTGCGAACCGTCGTGTGGTCGGTGCTCGGCGTTCTGGTCTTCGGACTGCTGTTCGCCTCGGCCGACGCGCTGTTCGCCAAGTGGGCCGGCGCGATCGTCCCGGACCTGCAGATGGACACGTTCGTCCTGCGTGCGTTCCTGACCGTCTTCATCGGGGGACTGGTGCTCGCGGCGGTCTACCTCGCGCTGAACCCGCCGCACGTCGAGACCCGCAACGGCCCGGCCCGGCCGGTCGCACGCCGCTACGAGTGGCTCGCTCCCGTCCTGCTCGTCGATGCGGTCTTCTTGGTTTTCCTTGTAGCACAGGCCACTGCGAGTTTCGGCGGACACGAGTACCTCGAACGCGTCACCGGACTGACCTACGCGGAGTACGTGCACCAGGGTTTCGGTCAGCTCACCGTCGCCACGGCCCTCACCCTTCTCGTCGTCTGGGCGGCCGCGCGCAAAGCACCCCGTACGACGACCGCCGACGTCGCCTGGCTGCGCGGTTCGCTCGGCGTGCTGTGTGCGCTGACTCTGGTCGTGGTCGCCTCGGCGCTCTACCGGATGCACCTCTACCAAGAGGCCTACGGCTTCACCGAACTCCGCTTGCTGGTCGACGTGTTCGAAGGCTGGCTGGGCCTGCTGGTGATCGGCGTGATGGTCGCCGGCATCACCCTCAAGGCGACCTGGCTGCCGCGGGCGGCACTGCTGAGCGGCGCGGCGTTCCTGCTGGGCCTGGCGGCGATCAACCCGGACGCGTGGATCGCCCAGCACAACATCGATCGCTACACCGCCACCGGCAAGGTCGACTGGCTGTTCCTGCAGAACCTGTCGCAGGACGCCGTACCGGTTCTGGACACGCTGCCGAAGGAGGTGGCCGGGTGCGCGCTGAAGGGGTACGAACCCAGCGACGA encodes:
- a CDS encoding glycoside hydrolase family 65 protein, which gives rise to MIDRGPHPIEPWQLRETELPLGKLAQAESLFALSNGHIGLRGNLDEGEPFAIPGTYLNSFFEQRPLPYAEAGYGYPESGQTLVDVTNGKLIRLLVDDAPFDVRYGELHSHERCLDFRTGVLRREVDWSSPAGKRIKVRSRRMVSLTQRAVAAIEYVVEAVDQPVRLVLQSELVANEPQPKLSDDPRVAAVLENPLVAVSQDSDDEEVVLIHRTRASELMMAAGMAHEVQCDSRTEVNVDVRENWARNTVICELQPGESLRLVKYLAYGWSSLRSETAISDQVSGALAGARFSGWEGLLEQQRAYLDDFWDAADVEVEGNPELQQAVRFALFHVLQSGARAERRAIPSKGLTGAGYDGHTFWDTEGFVLPALIFTMPDAAADALRWRHSTLSMAKEHAKVLGLRGAAFPWRTIRGQECSGYWPAGTAAFHINADIAAAISRYHLATGDDTFIRDYGLELLVETARLWISLGHHDRHGSWHLPGVTGPDEYSAVADDNVFTNLMAARNLRTAASFATRFPDDARRLGVGPEEEAVWRDAAAAVHIPYDEELGVHPQSEGFTGYAVWDFEEFEGKYPLMMHAPYFELYRKQVVKQADLELAMYWCGEAFTAEQKAHNVDYYERITVRDSSLSACVQAVMAAEVGHLDLAYDYAYEAALIDLLDLHENTGDGLHMASLAGAWSALVAGFGGLREREEGLFFSPALPDGLTKLKFTVRWHGVRLCVEIGRDEATYSVHDGPDAALTIFHVDEEVEVTAGKPVTRPILPRKPLLPRPTQPAGREPLSALGRTTSTSDSHR
- a CDS encoding M28 family peptidase, with translation MRVPKPRHAHRRRRAGQLTAVSGLAAALLAGSLASTSFAAQPADPAAPSTPPDATAVAVAAADRAVNAGLGTLRKGSQEKYNRLGVFEGGDAETQDLFYVSYDKTYQGLQVVGGDAVVSTDAAGNVLTTVAASQATISVSTTPKLTPAQATTSARKAFTTVSGTGTPKLVVLVVGQPKPVLAWEVPVAGKAKHSSHDHGDALTQELVYVDAATGKVSHTAELTASGSGRGIWNGAGLNFGTTKSGSTYRMTDPARPSLSCIDYSTNAIMTDADNVWGSSSKTDKVSGCADVMYVAAGEWDLLKNWYGRNGLDGSGNWADAEVGLPDVNAYWNHSSNPGGVVFGRNNLNYWITGTDVVAHEYGHGLDAKTPGGISGYPGQESVADIWGALTENYLNNPNDRPDYEVGELINLQGNGPIRYMYNPSKVSGHPNCYSTSLPGSVHAAAGPMNHWFYLLAEGTNPTNGQPTSPTCNSSTLTGIGIKEAGRIFYNAMLLKTSGMSYPKWRIATLNAAKNLDATCAKYNKVKAAWTAVSLGAQPGEPSCTAAAGGGAAAPLVAAAPDIDVQKVRAHLTQFSTIAANNGGNRRAGTAGYNASVAYVKQKLQAAGFTVTEQRCTSGCSTSQTSNLIADWPGGPSNQVVMFGAHLDGVSAGPGINDNASGSAALLESALAFAAAKPSLTKHVRFAWWTDEEQGLNGSEFYVNSLSSANRTAIKGYYNFDMIGSTNGGYFINNISTAVAAPMKAYWDSLGLRPEENREGVGRSDDASFRAAGIPTSGYATGASARKTSAQASKWGGTANAAYDPCYHRSCDTTSNISATALNRAADGIAYTLWKTAVTP
- a CDS encoding LysR family transcriptional regulator, which translates into the protein MELELRHLRIVCAVADAGSITKAANTLGLAQPALTAQLQRIERVLGGVVFERDRTGIRPTPLGDLVLARARLLLPAVSGLQEEAARFSNGGGRADGVPASLTIGSATGHVLGRLLHHLTSEYPGMRVTTQVSWSADELAAMVADGRVDYTVVGVCGDASPPAQPGLSWRTLGTDPVYVLLAADHPLAGAPAVSLPDLAAEQWGATPGDGCFADCFAAACGRAGFTPNSLYETDVVSCIDLVESGDAVVLCQPMFREMPGVVAVPIEGVPLTWRHLIGWHPDGPAAGLADQVIRLAGLAYLDSIARSPRYSTWLSRHPQYGVQGDDHSRELIVND
- a CDS encoding alpha-lytic protease prodomain-containing protein; protein product: MSRKIAALAASLSAAGLAAALTLSPINPSNAAPYVAPADPAVAAQDAMVSALARDLRISPTEARARLARESKAADAESFLRGSLGASFGGAWLDRNATTLTVGITDPARAGLVRAAGAVPRTVARSLTQLDVLKNRLDSKASRAPKTVPGWYVDVTTNQLVVLTRAGKANQAKAFVQASGVDSTAARFVTSTETPRPLIDVIGGNAYYIGSGSRCSVGFAVTGGFVTAGHCGRTGATTTQPSGTFAGSSFPGNDYAWVRVAAGNTSRALVNRYPGTVPVAGSTEAAVGSSVCRSGSTTGWRCGTIQQKNASVTYPEGTITGLTRTNACAEPGDSGGSWLTGDQAQGVTSGGSGNCSSGGVIYFQPVNEILSVYGLTLTVSGGTPPTTPPTTPPTTPPGGTSWQAGTAYAAGATVTYGGQRYQCLQGHTAQTGWEPPNVPALWQAR
- a CDS encoding alpha/beta fold hydrolase, translated to MSEQNPVVVLVHGAFAEAASWNGVIAQLQDKGLQTVAVANPLRSVAGDAAYVRDVIEGIGRPVVLVGHSYGGFVITEAAAGNGDVLGLVYVDAFAPDHGENAFELSGKFPGSTLGEALDAYPVSTGGVELVIRPELFHQQFCADVPAGQAALMAATQRPVTQTALTDALPTEKPAWTTIPSWFVISDADLNIPVALHRYFAERAGARGTHEVAGGSHALSVSQPAAVTATILAAVDGVSGR
- a CDS encoding response regulator transcription factor: MSVSAVRPKVLVVEDEPVINQAVTDRLRGSGYDVVQAWDGPGAVARFAETAPDLVLLDVMLPGFDGHEVCRRIQAARPVPVLMLTARDDEADILIGLGVGADDYLTKPFRMRELVARVGALLRRVDRAAELTTRSATDLGELRIDAASRRVWVADAEVHLTPTEFDLLVCLAANPGVVLTRENLYAEVWGWPGASGTRTVDSHVKALRAKIGADRVRTVHGVGYALEPGGAS
- a CDS encoding DUF4153 domain-containing protein — protein: MSGPILNQVTSVKVKLGLLVAVSVTVASVLAATGAVGSVPFWLTVPVTVALALGVTQLLAVGMTSPLREMTTAARRMARGDYSGRVTATSSDEVGELARAFNRMAEDLAAVDRQRRELVANVSHELRTPLAALCAVLENLVDGVAEPDPVTLRTALDQAERLAALASDLLDLARVDAGKAKFAATQVPIGDLLERAVAEATVTGREVRYDVQVTPADLTVSADLSRLHQLIANLLDNASRHSPSGGVVRLIALETPAGWRLEVIDEGPGIPAADRDRVFERFGTLADTDGGGGTGLGLAIARWVTDLHGGTIHFVEPEPGSTGARVRVDLPREPRQQHNHLPSKAKEPVMTQPVDPAPPAPPAPPAVGVPRSPESPMDALFGRFWPEARLPGNVRAVLYSLGVGLLASIILPFRDMGIGSTILLLAAGAVVLRFSVNRRSRFTQACAVLCGLLSVTTVVRDAEWIVILCILAGGVVCVAGLVNGRSMPAFVLAGISLPLAGLRGLPWLGRSLQAVSGLRKSAAALRTVVWSVLGVLVFGLLFASADALFAKWAGAIVPDLQMDTFVLRAFLTVFIGGLVLAAVYLALNPPHVETRNGPARPVARRYEWLAPVLLVDAVFLVFLVAQATASFGGHEYLERVTGLTYAEYVHQGFGQLTVATALTLLVVWAAARKAPRTTTADVAWLRGSLGVLCALTLVVVASALYRMHLYQEAYGFTELRLLVDVFEGWLGLLVIGVMVAGITLKATWLPRAALLSGAAFLLGLAAINPDAWIAQHNIDRYTATGKVDWLFLQNLSQDAVPVLDTLPKEVAGCALKGYEPSDDDWLEWNIGRHRAESVLTTPDYLPCPIAPTR